The Mycobacterium sp. 050128 nucleotide sequence CTATTCAGCTACAGCTCAGTGTCCAGAAAGGGCCGGAACTGAAGGTGTCGAGGGCACCGCTTGCACTGCCTCAACTGGCGCCCGTACGGCGGCCCGGCCGGTGAATCCGGGGGATAAGTTGTGGGACCCGGCGGCGGTACTGGCGATATTGATCGCCGAGCGCCGCGTTCAGATCATGCTCTTCGAGCTGCAGCGCGATCACGATGTAGCCGGTTGTTACTAGCGCGAAGAGCAAGTGCCCGGTCGTCATTGTCGGCGCGGCCCAAAACGCGATGATGAAGCCCAGCATGAGAGGGTGCCGCACAATTCGGTAGAGCAGGGGGGTCCGAAATCCGGTGTCGGTGTAGGGTTCTGCGCGCCACGCCAGGTACACCTGGCGGAGTCCAAACAGATCAAAGTGACTGATCATGAAGGTCGACGCGAGGGCCATAGCCCAGCGAGCCAGAACAGCACCTGCAGTCCGATCCGCCCCAACGGCCACGCGACGTTCCAAATGACTGTTGGCATCGTCCGCCATTGCCAGAACATAAGCAACAGAACCAGACTCGACAACAGAACATAGGTGCTGCGCTCAATGCTGTTGGGCACCAGCCGTGTCCACCAACGCTTGAATGCCGGTCGCGCCATCACGCTGTGCTGCACTGCGAATAGCCCGAGCAGCAGCATATTCACCACGACTGCCTCTCCGACGGGTGCCGTCACGCCGTGGTCGATGCTGCGTGGCACGACGAGGTTGCCGACGAAGCCGATGGAATACAGGAAGGCGGCCAGGAAAATTAGATAACTTGCCCCGCCGTATCCGAGTGTGAGATAGCGCTTCATGGTGCCCTTTCTGCTGTGGTGATGGCCTATGTCGTGGGCGCGCTATGGGTGAATGGTGGTGCCGCCGAGTCGGGTTTGGTGAGGGTCACTTGCCATAGCCGTCGGGGCAGGTCGCCTTCTTCGAATGCGTACACGTCGTTGAGTTTCCAGCCGTCTGCCAGCGCATCGACAAGTTCTCGGGAAAAGAAGTGGACCGCGAATCCGCCGTGTTCGAAGATGTCGTCACCGTGCGGGTTTCCGGCACCGTAGTGGGCGTCGCCGGTGTGCCGAACGGTGTAGATGAACGTTCCGCCTGGCCGCAGGACCCGCCGAACCTCGTTGACGATGGCGTGGATTTCCTTGGTCGACAGGGCCATACACAGTGCCATGTGTGCGAACACGGCGTCGACGGCCTCGTCGTCAACGCGGCATTGAGCCAGTGCTTTGGGATGTGGAATCAGCGCGTCGAGCAGGCATTCGAGGCGGCCGCAGGCCTGGCCCCCCGTGACCAACTGGGCGCCATCCTGCGTGCGGCAATCGATTCGTTCGCCGATCTGCGGTCGTCGGTGCACGCATGCGTCGAGTCCTATGCGCCGGCGCTGCGGTCGCAGGAGTTGCGGGAGAGACTCGCGGCTGGATACGCGGGAGTGCGTGAATCCGCTGTTCGGTTGGGCACCCAGCACATGGCCGATGTGGGTATGGCGGCGCCACAGAACCTGGCCCCGATCGCATCGGTGCTGATGGCGGTTTGCGACGGCCTGATGTTGCAATGGATTGCAGACCCGCAGGCCACCCCGCATGCAGCCGAAACACTCGACGCTCTCAGTGTGCTCGGAATGCTGGCATCGATGGGAGCGGACCAGGCTGCGCGCTAGGACTCGCCGCCATCTGGCGAGCGCCTGTGTGAACGCAACCGTAGCTGACGAAGCCGTGAAAGCTGTCGTGTCGAAATAGACGAGATATGAGGGTCTCGAAATTCCGTCGCGGTCGTCGCAGGGATAGTTCGGCGCAGACTTCGGCGTCACCAAGATCGTGCTCGGGGCGGCTTGTTTTCGACAGGATGCTCGTGGTCCGGCTCAGCACACAGAGGCGGCAGGAAGCTGGATGGTGATTTCGGCGCCGCCAGCGGGGCGGTTGTGTGCGGTGACGGTGCCGTAGTTGCGTCGCGCGAGGGTGTCGACGATGGCCAGGCCGAGTCCGGTGCCGCCCCTCGTGCGTGCGGGGTCGGCGCGGGTGAATCGGTCGAAGGCGTGCGGGAGGAATCCGGGAGGGAATCCGGCGCCGTTGTCGCCGACGCGGATCTCGACGCCGTCGTCGGTGGCCGGCTGGACGCGGATGGTGATCGGCGGGGCGCCGTGCTGGGTGGCGTTGTCGATGAGGTTGCTGATGATCCGGTCCAGGTCATTAGGGTCGATTCGG carries:
- a CDS encoding TetR family transcriptional regulator C-terminal domain-containing protein translates to MCEHGVDGLVVNAALSQCFGMWNQRVEQAFEAAAGLAPRDQLGAILRAAIDSFADLRSSVHACVESYAPALRSQELRERLAAGYAGVRESAVRLGTQHMADVGMAAPQNLAPIASVLMAVCDGLMLQWIADPQATPHAAETLDALSVLGMLASMGADQAAR